In a single window of the Pongo abelii isolate AG06213 chromosome 1, NHGRI_mPonAbe1-v2.0_pri, whole genome shotgun sequence genome:
- the LOC100434526 gene encoding cyclin-dependent kinase 11A isoform X11, whose product MEKNRIKLAGNGKDRREGRWQGSIPGEKVSAHHRTMREDYSDKVKASHWSRSPPRPPRERFELGDSRKPGEARPAPAQKPAQLKEEKMEERDLLSDLQDISDSERKTSSAESSSAESGSGSEEEEEEEEEEEEEGSTSEESEEEEEEEEEEEEETGSNSEEASEQSAEEVSEEEMSEDEERENENHLLVVPESRFDRDSGESEEAEEEVGEGTPQSSALTEGDYVPDSPALSPIELKQELPKYLPALQGCRSVEEFQCLNRIEEGTYGVVYRAKDKKTDEIVALKRLKMEKEKEGFPITSLREINTILKAQHPNIVTVREIVVGSNMDKIYIVMNYVEHDLKSLMETMKQPFLPGEVKTLMIQLLRGVKHLHDNWILHRDLKTSNLLLSHAGILKVGDFGLAREYGSPLKAYTPVVVTQWYRAPELLLGAKEYSTAVDMWSVGCIFGELLTQKPLFPGNSEIDQINEVFKELGTPNEKIWPGYSELPAVKKMTFSEHPYNNLRKRFGALLSDQGFDLMNKFLTYFPGRRISAEDGLKHEYFRETPLPIDPSMFPTWPAKSEQQRVKRGTSPRPPEGGLGYSQLGDDDLKETGFHLTTTNQGASAAGPGFSLKF is encoded by the exons ATGGAGAAGAACAGGATAAAGCTCGCCGGGAATGggaaagacagaagagaaggGAGATGGCAAGGGAGCATTCCAGGAGAGAAAG TGTCTGCACATCACCGAACGATGAGAGAGGACTACAGCGACAAAGTGAAAGCCAGCCACTGGAGTCGCAGCCCGCCTCGGCCGCCGCGGGAGCGGTTCGAGTTGGGAGACAGCCGGAAGCCAGGTGAGGCCAGGCCGGCGCCTGCGCAGAAGCCTGCACAGT taaaagaagagaaaatggaagaaagagacCTGCTGTCCGACTTACAGGACATCAGCGACAGCGAGAGGAAGACCAGCTCGGCCGAGTCCTCGTCAG CGGAGTCAGGCTCAGgttctgaggaggaagaggaggaggaggaagaggaggaggaggaagggagcacCAGTGAAGaatcagaggaggaggaggaggaagaggaagaggaggaggaagagactgGCAGCAACTCTGAGGAGGCGTCAGAGCAGTCTGCCG AAGAAGTAAGTGAGGAAGAAATGAGTGAAGATGAAGAACGAGAAAATGAAAACCACCTCTTGGTTG TTCCAGAGTCACGGTTCGACAGAGATTCCGGGGAGAGTGAAGAAGCAGAGGAAGAAGTGGGTGAGGGGACGCCGCAGAGCAGCGCCCTGACAGAGGGCGACTATGTGCCCGACTCCCCCGCCCTGTCGCCCATCGAGCTCAAGCAGGAGCTGCCCAAGTACCTGCCGGCCCTGCAG GGCTGCCGGAGCGTCGAGGAGTTTCAGTGCCTGAACAGGATCGAGGAGGGCACCTATGGAGTGGTCTACagagcaaaagacaagaaaacag ATGAAATTGTGGCTCTAAAGCGGCTGAagatggagaaggagaaggagggctTCCCGATCACGTCGCTGagggagatcaacaccatcctcaAGGCCCAGCATCCCAACATCGTCACCGTTAGA GAGATCGTGGTGGGCAGCAACATGGACAAGATCTACATCGTGATGAACTACGTGGAGCACGACCTCAAGAGCCTCATGGAGACTATGAAACAGCCCTTCCTGCCAG gggAGGTGAAGACCCTGATGATCCAGCTGCTGCGGGGGGTGAAGCACCTGCACGACAACTGGATCCTGCACCGTGACCTCAAGACGTCCAACCTGCTGCTGAGCCACGCCGGCATCCTCAAG GTGGGTGACTTCGGGCTGGCACGGGAGTACGGATCCCCTCTGAAGGCCTACACCCCAGTCGTGGTGACCCAGTGGTACCGCGCCCCAGAGCTGCTGCTTGGTGCCAAG GAATACTCCACAGCTGTGGACATGTGGTCAGTGGGCTGCATCTTCGGGGAGCTGCTGACTCAGAAGCCTCTTTTCCCTGGGAATTCGGAAATCGATCAGATCAACGAAGTGTTCAAG GAGCTGGGGACCCCCAATGAGAAAATCTGGCCTGGCTACAGTGAGCTCCCAGCAGTGAAGAAGATGACCTTCAGCGAGCACCCCTACAACAACCTCCGCAAGCGCTTCGGGGCTCTGCTGTCAGACCAGGGCTTCGACCTCATGAACAA GTTCCTGACCTACTTCCCCGGGAGGAGGATCAGCGCGGAGGACGGCCTCAAGCACGAGTATTTCCGCGAGACCCCCCTGCCCATCGACCCCTCCATGTTCCCCACGTGGCCCGCCAAGAGTGAGCAGCAGCGTGTGAAGCGGGGCACCAGCCCAAGGCCCCCTGAGGGAGGCCTGGGCTACAGCCAGCTG GGCGACGACGACCTGAAGGAGACGGGCTTCCACCTTACCACCACGAACCAGGGGGCCTCCGCCGCGGGCCCCGGCTTCAGCCTCAAGTTCTGA
- the LOC100434526 gene encoding cyclin-dependent kinase 11A isoform X12 has translation MEKNRIKLAGNGKDRREGRWQGSIPGEKVSAHHRTMREDYSDKVKASHWSRSPPRPPRERFELGDSRKPVKEEKMEERDLLSDLQDISDSERKTSSAESSSAESGSGSEEEEEEEEEEEEEGSTSEESEEEEEEEEEEEEETGSNSEEASEQSAEEVSEEEMSEDEERENENHLLVVPESRFDRDSGESEEAEEEVGEGTPQSSALTEGDYVPDSPALSPIELKQELPKYLPALQGCRSVEEFQCLNRIEEGTYGVVYRAKDKKTDEIVALKRLKMEKEKEGFPITSLREINTILKAQHPNIVTVREIVVGSNMDKIYIVMNYVEHDLKSLMETMKQPFLPGEVKTLMIQLLRGVKHLHDNWILHRDLKTSNLLLSHAGILKVGDFGLAREYGSPLKAYTPVVVTQWYRAPELLLGAKEYSTAVDMWSVGCIFGELLTQKPLFPGNSEIDQINEVFKELGTPNEKIWPGYSELPAVKKMTFSEHPYNNLRKRFGALLSDQGFDLMNKFLTYFPGRRISAEDGLKHEYFRETPLPIDPSMFPTWPAKSEQQRVKRGTSPRPPEGGLGYSQLGDDDLKETGFHLTTTNQGASAAGPGFSLKF, from the exons ATGGAGAAGAACAGGATAAAGCTCGCCGGGAATGggaaagacagaagagaaggGAGATGGCAAGGGAGCATTCCAGGAGAGAAAG TGTCTGCACATCACCGAACGATGAGAGAGGACTACAGCGACAAAGTGAAAGCCAGCCACTGGAGTCGCAGCCCGCCTCGGCCGCCGCGGGAGCGGTTCGAGTTGGGAGACAGCCGGAAGCCAG taaaagaagagaaaatggaagaaagagacCTGCTGTCCGACTTACAGGACATCAGCGACAGCGAGAGGAAGACCAGCTCGGCCGAGTCCTCGTCAG CGGAGTCAGGCTCAGgttctgaggaggaagaggaggaggaggaagaggaggaggaggaagggagcacCAGTGAAGaatcagaggaggaggaggaggaagaggaagaggaggaggaagagactgGCAGCAACTCTGAGGAGGCGTCAGAGCAGTCTGCCG AAGAAGTAAGTGAGGAAGAAATGAGTGAAGATGAAGAACGAGAAAATGAAAACCACCTCTTGGTTG TTCCAGAGTCACGGTTCGACAGAGATTCCGGGGAGAGTGAAGAAGCAGAGGAAGAAGTGGGTGAGGGGACGCCGCAGAGCAGCGCCCTGACAGAGGGCGACTATGTGCCCGACTCCCCCGCCCTGTCGCCCATCGAGCTCAAGCAGGAGCTGCCCAAGTACCTGCCGGCCCTGCAG GGCTGCCGGAGCGTCGAGGAGTTTCAGTGCCTGAACAGGATCGAGGAGGGCACCTATGGAGTGGTCTACagagcaaaagacaagaaaacag ATGAAATTGTGGCTCTAAAGCGGCTGAagatggagaaggagaaggagggctTCCCGATCACGTCGCTGagggagatcaacaccatcctcaAGGCCCAGCATCCCAACATCGTCACCGTTAGA GAGATCGTGGTGGGCAGCAACATGGACAAGATCTACATCGTGATGAACTACGTGGAGCACGACCTCAAGAGCCTCATGGAGACTATGAAACAGCCCTTCCTGCCAG gggAGGTGAAGACCCTGATGATCCAGCTGCTGCGGGGGGTGAAGCACCTGCACGACAACTGGATCCTGCACCGTGACCTCAAGACGTCCAACCTGCTGCTGAGCCACGCCGGCATCCTCAAG GTGGGTGACTTCGGGCTGGCACGGGAGTACGGATCCCCTCTGAAGGCCTACACCCCAGTCGTGGTGACCCAGTGGTACCGCGCCCCAGAGCTGCTGCTTGGTGCCAAG GAATACTCCACAGCTGTGGACATGTGGTCAGTGGGCTGCATCTTCGGGGAGCTGCTGACTCAGAAGCCTCTTTTCCCTGGGAATTCGGAAATCGATCAGATCAACGAAGTGTTCAAG GAGCTGGGGACCCCCAATGAGAAAATCTGGCCTGGCTACAGTGAGCTCCCAGCAGTGAAGAAGATGACCTTCAGCGAGCACCCCTACAACAACCTCCGCAAGCGCTTCGGGGCTCTGCTGTCAGACCAGGGCTTCGACCTCATGAACAA GTTCCTGACCTACTTCCCCGGGAGGAGGATCAGCGCGGAGGACGGCCTCAAGCACGAGTATTTCCGCGAGACCCCCCTGCCCATCGACCCCTCCATGTTCCCCACGTGGCCCGCCAAGAGTGAGCAGCAGCGTGTGAAGCGGGGCACCAGCCCAAGGCCCCCTGAGGGAGGCCTGGGCTACAGCCAGCTG GGCGACGACGACCTGAAGGAGACGGGCTTCCACCTTACCACCACGAACCAGGGGGCCTCCGCCGCGGGCCCCGGCTTCAGCCTCAAGTTCTGA
- the LOC100434526 gene encoding cyclin-dependent kinase 11A isoform X6, with protein MSQSDDRDSKRDSLEEGELRDHRMEITIRNSPYRREDSMEDRGEEGDSLAIKPPQQMSWKEKAHHRKDEKRKEKRKHARVKEREHERRKRHGEEQDKARREWERQKRREMAREHSRRERDRLEQLERKRERKMREQKERERRAEERRKEREARREVSAHHRTMREDYSDKVKASHWSRSPPRPPRERFELGDSRKPGEARPAPAQKPAQLKEEKMEERDLLSDLQDISDSERKTSSAESSSAESGSGSEEEEEEEEEEEEEGSTSEESEEEEEEEEEEEEETGSNSEEASEQSAEEVSEEEMSEDEERENENHLLVVPESRFDRDSGESEEAEEEVGEGTPQSSALTEGDYVPDSPALSPIELKQELPKYLPALQGCRSVEEFQCLNRIEEGTYGVVYRAKDKKTDEIVALKRLKMEKEKEGFPITSLREINTILKAQHPNIVTVREIVVGSNMDKIYIVMNYVEHDLKSLMETMKQPFLPGEVKTLMIQLLRGVKHLHDNWILHRDLKTSNLLLSHAGILKVGDFGLAREYGSPLKAYTPVVVTQWYRAPELLLGAKEYSTAVDMWSVGCIFGELLTQKPLFPGNSEIDQINEVFKELGTPNEKIWPGYSELPAVKKMTFSEHPYNNLRKRFGALLSDQGFDLMNKFLTYFPGRRISAEDGLKHEYFRETPLPIDPSMFPTWPAKSEQQRVKRGTSPRPPEGGLGYSQLGDDDLKETGFHLTTTNQGASAAGPGFSLKF; from the exons GGAAGCATGCTAgagtgaaagaaagagagcaCGAACGTCGGAAACGACATGGAGAAGAACAGGATAAAGCTCGCCGGGAATGggaaagacagaagagaaggGAGATGGCAAGGGAGCATTCCAGGAGAGAAAG GGACCGCTTGGAGCAGTTAGAAAGGAAGCGGGAGCGCAAGATGCGGGAGCAGAAGGAGCGCGAGCGGCGGGCGGAGGAGCGGCGCAAGGAGCGAGAGGCCCGCAGGGAAG TGTCTGCACATCACCGAACGATGAGAGAGGACTACAGCGACAAAGTGAAAGCCAGCCACTGGAGTCGCAGCCCGCCTCGGCCGCCGCGGGAGCGGTTCGAGTTGGGAGACAGCCGGAAGCCAGGTGAGGCCAGGCCGGCGCCTGCGCAGAAGCCTGCACAGT taaaagaagagaaaatggaagaaagagacCTGCTGTCCGACTTACAGGACATCAGCGACAGCGAGAGGAAGACCAGCTCGGCCGAGTCCTCGTCAG CGGAGTCAGGCTCAGgttctgaggaggaagaggaggaggaggaagaggaggaggaggaagggagcacCAGTGAAGaatcagaggaggaggaggaggaagaggaagaggaggaggaagagactgGCAGCAACTCTGAGGAGGCGTCAGAGCAGTCTGCCG AAGAAGTAAGTGAGGAAGAAATGAGTGAAGATGAAGAACGAGAAAATGAAAACCACCTCTTGGTTG TTCCAGAGTCACGGTTCGACAGAGATTCCGGGGAGAGTGAAGAAGCAGAGGAAGAAGTGGGTGAGGGGACGCCGCAGAGCAGCGCCCTGACAGAGGGCGACTATGTGCCCGACTCCCCCGCCCTGTCGCCCATCGAGCTCAAGCAGGAGCTGCCCAAGTACCTGCCGGCCCTGCAG GGCTGCCGGAGCGTCGAGGAGTTTCAGTGCCTGAACAGGATCGAGGAGGGCACCTATGGAGTGGTCTACagagcaaaagacaagaaaacag ATGAAATTGTGGCTCTAAAGCGGCTGAagatggagaaggagaaggagggctTCCCGATCACGTCGCTGagggagatcaacaccatcctcaAGGCCCAGCATCCCAACATCGTCACCGTTAGA GAGATCGTGGTGGGCAGCAACATGGACAAGATCTACATCGTGATGAACTACGTGGAGCACGACCTCAAGAGCCTCATGGAGACTATGAAACAGCCCTTCCTGCCAG gggAGGTGAAGACCCTGATGATCCAGCTGCTGCGGGGGGTGAAGCACCTGCACGACAACTGGATCCTGCACCGTGACCTCAAGACGTCCAACCTGCTGCTGAGCCACGCCGGCATCCTCAAG GTGGGTGACTTCGGGCTGGCACGGGAGTACGGATCCCCTCTGAAGGCCTACACCCCAGTCGTGGTGACCCAGTGGTACCGCGCCCCAGAGCTGCTGCTTGGTGCCAAG GAATACTCCACAGCTGTGGACATGTGGTCAGTGGGCTGCATCTTCGGGGAGCTGCTGACTCAGAAGCCTCTTTTCCCTGGGAATTCGGAAATCGATCAGATCAACGAAGTGTTCAAG GAGCTGGGGACCCCCAATGAGAAAATCTGGCCTGGCTACAGTGAGCTCCCAGCAGTGAAGAAGATGACCTTCAGCGAGCACCCCTACAACAACCTCCGCAAGCGCTTCGGGGCTCTGCTGTCAGACCAGGGCTTCGACCTCATGAACAA GTTCCTGACCTACTTCCCCGGGAGGAGGATCAGCGCGGAGGACGGCCTCAAGCACGAGTATTTCCGCGAGACCCCCCTGCCCATCGACCCCTCCATGTTCCCCACGTGGCCCGCCAAGAGTGAGCAGCAGCGTGTGAAGCGGGGCACCAGCCCAAGGCCCCCTGAGGGAGGCCTGGGCTACAGCCAGCTG GGCGACGACGACCTGAAGGAGACGGGCTTCCACCTTACCACCACGAACCAGGGGGCCTCCGCCGCGGGCCCCGGCTTCAGCCTCAAGTTCTGA
- the LOC100434526 gene encoding cyclin-dependent kinase 11A isoform X10 yields the protein MAREHSRRERDRLEQLERKRERKMREQKERERRAEERRKEREARREVSAHHRTMREDYSDKVKASHWSRSPPRPPRERFELGDSRKPGEARPAPAQKPAQLKEEKMEERDLLSDLQDISDSERKTSSAESSSAESGSGSEEEEEEEEEEEEEGSTSEESEEEEEEEEEEEEETGSNSEEASEQSAEEVSEEEMSEDEERENENHLLVVPESRFDRDSGESEEAEEEVGEGTPQSSALTEGDYVPDSPALSPIELKQELPKYLPALQGCRSVEEFQCLNRIEEGTYGVVYRAKDKKTDEIVALKRLKMEKEKEGFPITSLREINTILKAQHPNIVTVREIVVGSNMDKIYIVMNYVEHDLKSLMETMKQPFLPGEVKTLMIQLLRGVKHLHDNWILHRDLKTSNLLLSHAGILKVGDFGLAREYGSPLKAYTPVVVTQWYRAPELLLGAKEYSTAVDMWSVGCIFGELLTQKPLFPGNSEIDQINEVFKELGTPNEKIWPGYSELPAVKKMTFSEHPYNNLRKRFGALLSDQGFDLMNKFLTYFPGRRISAEDGLKHEYFRETPLPIDPSMFPTWPAKSEQQRVKRGTSPRPPEGGLGYSQLGDDDLKETGFHLTTTNQGASAAGPGFSLKF from the exons ATGGCAAGGGAGCATTCCAGGAGAGAAAG GGACCGCTTGGAGCAGTTAGAAAGGAAGCGGGAGCGCAAGATGCGGGAGCAGAAGGAGCGCGAGCGGCGGGCGGAGGAGCGGCGCAAGGAGCGAGAGGCCCGCAGGGAAG TGTCTGCACATCACCGAACGATGAGAGAGGACTACAGCGACAAAGTGAAAGCCAGCCACTGGAGTCGCAGCCCGCCTCGGCCGCCGCGGGAGCGGTTCGAGTTGGGAGACAGCCGGAAGCCAGGTGAGGCCAGGCCGGCGCCTGCGCAGAAGCCTGCACAGT taaaagaagagaaaatggaagaaagagacCTGCTGTCCGACTTACAGGACATCAGCGACAGCGAGAGGAAGACCAGCTCGGCCGAGTCCTCGTCAG CGGAGTCAGGCTCAGgttctgaggaggaagaggaggaggaggaagaggaggaggaggaagggagcacCAGTGAAGaatcagaggaggaggaggaggaagaggaagaggaggaggaagagactgGCAGCAACTCTGAGGAGGCGTCAGAGCAGTCTGCCG AAGAAGTAAGTGAGGAAGAAATGAGTGAAGATGAAGAACGAGAAAATGAAAACCACCTCTTGGTTG TTCCAGAGTCACGGTTCGACAGAGATTCCGGGGAGAGTGAAGAAGCAGAGGAAGAAGTGGGTGAGGGGACGCCGCAGAGCAGCGCCCTGACAGAGGGCGACTATGTGCCCGACTCCCCCGCCCTGTCGCCCATCGAGCTCAAGCAGGAGCTGCCCAAGTACCTGCCGGCCCTGCAG GGCTGCCGGAGCGTCGAGGAGTTTCAGTGCCTGAACAGGATCGAGGAGGGCACCTATGGAGTGGTCTACagagcaaaagacaagaaaacag ATGAAATTGTGGCTCTAAAGCGGCTGAagatggagaaggagaaggagggctTCCCGATCACGTCGCTGagggagatcaacaccatcctcaAGGCCCAGCATCCCAACATCGTCACCGTTAGA GAGATCGTGGTGGGCAGCAACATGGACAAGATCTACATCGTGATGAACTACGTGGAGCACGACCTCAAGAGCCTCATGGAGACTATGAAACAGCCCTTCCTGCCAG gggAGGTGAAGACCCTGATGATCCAGCTGCTGCGGGGGGTGAAGCACCTGCACGACAACTGGATCCTGCACCGTGACCTCAAGACGTCCAACCTGCTGCTGAGCCACGCCGGCATCCTCAAG GTGGGTGACTTCGGGCTGGCACGGGAGTACGGATCCCCTCTGAAGGCCTACACCCCAGTCGTGGTGACCCAGTGGTACCGCGCCCCAGAGCTGCTGCTTGGTGCCAAG GAATACTCCACAGCTGTGGACATGTGGTCAGTGGGCTGCATCTTCGGGGAGCTGCTGACTCAGAAGCCTCTTTTCCCTGGGAATTCGGAAATCGATCAGATCAACGAAGTGTTCAAG GAGCTGGGGACCCCCAATGAGAAAATCTGGCCTGGCTACAGTGAGCTCCCAGCAGTGAAGAAGATGACCTTCAGCGAGCACCCCTACAACAACCTCCGCAAGCGCTTCGGGGCTCTGCTGTCAGACCAGGGCTTCGACCTCATGAACAA GTTCCTGACCTACTTCCCCGGGAGGAGGATCAGCGCGGAGGACGGCCTCAAGCACGAGTATTTCCGCGAGACCCCCCTGCCCATCGACCCCTCCATGTTCCCCACGTGGCCCGCCAAGAGTGAGCAGCAGCGTGTGAAGCGGGGCACCAGCCCAAGGCCCCCTGAGGGAGGCCTGGGCTACAGCCAGCTG GGCGACGACGACCTGAAGGAGACGGGCTTCCACCTTACCACCACGAACCAGGGGGCCTCCGCCGCGGGCCCCGGCTTCAGCCTCAAGTTCTGA
- the LOC100434526 gene encoding cyclin-dependent kinase 11A isoform X9 — MCFFFFLRWSLFRPGWSAAVRSRLTATSTSQVQVILQPQPPLVPGITGKHARVKEREHERRKRHGEEQDKARREWERQKRREMAREHSRRERDRLEQLERKRERKMREQKERERRAEERRKEREARREVSAHHRTMREDYSDKVKASHWSRSPPRPPRERFELGDSRKPGEARPAPAQKPAQLKEEKMEERDLLSDLQDISDSERKTSSAESSSAESGSGSEEEEEEEEEEEEEGSTSEESEEEEEEEEEEEEETGSNSEEASEQSAEEVSEEEMSEDEERENENHLLVVPESRFDRDSGESEEAEEEVGEGTPQSSALTEGDYVPDSPALSPIELKQELPKYLPALQGCRSVEEFQCLNRIEEGTYGVVYRAKDKKTDEIVALKRLKMEKEKEGFPITSLREINTILKAQHPNIVTVREIVVGSNMDKIYIVMNYVEHDLKSLMETMKQPFLPGEVKTLMIQLLRGVKHLHDNWILHRDLKTSNLLLSHAGILKVGDFGLAREYGSPLKAYTPVVVTQWYRAPELLLGAKEYSTAVDMWSVGCIFGELLTQKPLFPGNSEIDQINEVFKELGTPNEKIWPGYSELPAVKKMTFSEHPYNNLRKRFGALLSDQGFDLMNKFLTYFPGRRISAEDGLKHEYFRETPLPIDPSMFPTWPAKSEQQRVKRGTSPRPPEGGLGYSQLGDDDLKETGFHLTTTNQGASAAGPGFSLKF; from the exons atgtgtttttttttttttttgagatggagtctctttcgcccaggctggagtgcagcggtgcgatctcggctcaccgcaacctccacctcccaggttcaagtgattctacagcctcagcctcccttagtacctgggattacag GGAAGCATGCTAgagtgaaagaaagagagcaCGAACGTCGGAAACGACATGGAGAAGAACAGGATAAAGCTCGCCGGGAATGggaaagacagaagagaaggGAGATGGCAAGGGAGCATTCCAGGAGAGAAAG GGACCGCTTGGAGCAGTTAGAAAGGAAGCGGGAGCGCAAGATGCGGGAGCAGAAGGAGCGCGAGCGGCGGGCGGAGGAGCGGCGCAAGGAGCGAGAGGCCCGCAGGGAAG TGTCTGCACATCACCGAACGATGAGAGAGGACTACAGCGACAAAGTGAAAGCCAGCCACTGGAGTCGCAGCCCGCCTCGGCCGCCGCGGGAGCGGTTCGAGTTGGGAGACAGCCGGAAGCCAGGTGAGGCCAGGCCGGCGCCTGCGCAGAAGCCTGCACAGT taaaagaagagaaaatggaagaaagagacCTGCTGTCCGACTTACAGGACATCAGCGACAGCGAGAGGAAGACCAGCTCGGCCGAGTCCTCGTCAG CGGAGTCAGGCTCAGgttctgaggaggaagaggaggaggaggaagaggaggaggaggaagggagcacCAGTGAAGaatcagaggaggaggaggaggaagaggaagaggaggaggaagagactgGCAGCAACTCTGAGGAGGCGTCAGAGCAGTCTGCCG AAGAAGTAAGTGAGGAAGAAATGAGTGAAGATGAAGAACGAGAAAATGAAAACCACCTCTTGGTTG TTCCAGAGTCACGGTTCGACAGAGATTCCGGGGAGAGTGAAGAAGCAGAGGAAGAAGTGGGTGAGGGGACGCCGCAGAGCAGCGCCCTGACAGAGGGCGACTATGTGCCCGACTCCCCCGCCCTGTCGCCCATCGAGCTCAAGCAGGAGCTGCCCAAGTACCTGCCGGCCCTGCAG GGCTGCCGGAGCGTCGAGGAGTTTCAGTGCCTGAACAGGATCGAGGAGGGCACCTATGGAGTGGTCTACagagcaaaagacaagaaaacag ATGAAATTGTGGCTCTAAAGCGGCTGAagatggagaaggagaaggagggctTCCCGATCACGTCGCTGagggagatcaacaccatcctcaAGGCCCAGCATCCCAACATCGTCACCGTTAGA GAGATCGTGGTGGGCAGCAACATGGACAAGATCTACATCGTGATGAACTACGTGGAGCACGACCTCAAGAGCCTCATGGAGACTATGAAACAGCCCTTCCTGCCAG gggAGGTGAAGACCCTGATGATCCAGCTGCTGCGGGGGGTGAAGCACCTGCACGACAACTGGATCCTGCACCGTGACCTCAAGACGTCCAACCTGCTGCTGAGCCACGCCGGCATCCTCAAG GTGGGTGACTTCGGGCTGGCACGGGAGTACGGATCCCCTCTGAAGGCCTACACCCCAGTCGTGGTGACCCAGTGGTACCGCGCCCCAGAGCTGCTGCTTGGTGCCAAG GAATACTCCACAGCTGTGGACATGTGGTCAGTGGGCTGCATCTTCGGGGAGCTGCTGACTCAGAAGCCTCTTTTCCCTGGGAATTCGGAAATCGATCAGATCAACGAAGTGTTCAAG GAGCTGGGGACCCCCAATGAGAAAATCTGGCCTGGCTACAGTGAGCTCCCAGCAGTGAAGAAGATGACCTTCAGCGAGCACCCCTACAACAACCTCCGCAAGCGCTTCGGGGCTCTGCTGTCAGACCAGGGCTTCGACCTCATGAACAA GTTCCTGACCTACTTCCCCGGGAGGAGGATCAGCGCGGAGGACGGCCTCAAGCACGAGTATTTCCGCGAGACCCCCCTGCCCATCGACCCCTCCATGTTCCCCACGTGGCCCGCCAAGAGTGAGCAGCAGCGTGTGAAGCGGGGCACCAGCCCAAGGCCCCCTGAGGGAGGCCTGGGCTACAGCCAGCTG GGCGACGACGACCTGAAGGAGACGGGCTTCCACCTTACCACCACGAACCAGGGGGCCTCCGCCGCGGGCCCCGGCTTCAGCCTCAAGTTCTGA